One Fusobacterium ulcerans DNA segment encodes these proteins:
- a CDS encoding GNAT family N-acetyltransferase, which yields MGEVFIVDFEERHLNDFKKLGYEWLLKYDLLEPVDEEMLNNPKEKIIDEGGFVYIAEIDGECVGTVSLGKIENGDFEILKLAVSDKYHGKRIGSLLMEKCFEKAREEGAKKLLLYSNHQLKAALHLYKKYGFVDLEYDENKYEEADIKMECIL from the coding sequence ATGGGAGAAGTATTTATAGTTGATTTTGAGGAAAGACACCTTAACGATTTTAAGAAATTAGGATATGAATGGCTTTTAAAATATGATTTACTAGAGCCTGTAGATGAAGAGATGCTGAATAATCCTAAAGAAAAAATAATTGATGAAGGTGGATTTGTATATATTGCTGAAATAGATGGAGAGTGTGTAGGGACTGTTTCATTGGGAAAAATAGAAAATGGAGATTTTGAAATATTAAAACTTGCTGTTTCAGATAAATATCATGGAAAAAGAATTGGAAGTCTTCTTATGGAAAAATGTTTTGAAAAGGCAAGAGAGGAAGGAGCAAAGAAACTTCTGCTTTATTCTAATCATCAGTTGAAAGCGGCACTTCATTTGTATAAAAAGTATGGATTTGTAGATTTAGAGTATGATGAAAATAAATATGAAGAAGCAGATATAAAGATGGAATGTATACTGTAA